A part of Gemmatimonas groenlandica genomic DNA contains:
- a CDS encoding Ig-like domain-containing protein, producing MRIPQFSRLAVALVAGASVLLAGCDSSSTTEAKTLSSIAVSPTTANLAIGGTQALTVTGSYSDNTTAAITSGVTYTSSASTVATASTAGVVTALSAGTATITASASGKSATSTITVAPAAPTLASIALTPATVSLLVAATQQLTVTGTYSDATTGALATGVTFASSAANVATVSSTGLVTALAAGTTTITATHTASTRTATRLITVTAPAATGSLVFSDAYDTGVSFANFGGATNAVTIDATTLYNGKKAIKAIITGSGGYSGGAFVSATPRNLSTFNALTFWAKSSVANATLKVGIGNNANTTVLNAESIGIPLTTTFTKYIIPMPNPAKATAMDGLFHFADGPLNYTVWFADVQYENLPVAQVAAPTAAGVAWPTLNVAVGAPQQMGAGPNTVNFTTPALPNGGKLSDVAWRWFTLTSSNPAVATVSVDGLVTGVSAGTATITATMNGLAVAASAPVTVTAPLPAPTTIAAAPTKAAVDVISLFTTAYTNRGVDTWRTSWSAGNSELVDPFTVAGRSIKKYSLFNFVGIEFGPGVPANNVDASTMTGIHVDVWSPNPAATLEIQLVNDATGTAAIGKYQAGQIATGSWVSLNIPLASFVGLTAKNKLQQMLFVAGGPSVLYIDNVYFYR from the coding sequence ATGCGTATACCGCAATTCAGCCGACTTGCCGTCGCCCTCGTGGCCGGCGCGAGCGTTCTGCTCGCCGGTTGTGACTCGTCGAGCACCACCGAGGCGAAGACGCTGTCGTCGATCGCCGTCTCGCCCACCACCGCCAACCTCGCCATTGGCGGCACGCAAGCGCTCACGGTGACCGGCAGCTACAGCGACAACACGACGGCGGCGATCACGTCGGGCGTGACGTACACGTCGTCGGCCAGTACGGTCGCCACGGCCAGCACGGCCGGCGTCGTGACCGCGCTCTCGGCCGGCACCGCGACGATCACGGCCTCGGCCTCGGGCAAGTCGGCCACGTCGACCATTACCGTCGCCCCGGCCGCGCCGACGCTGGCGTCGATCGCGCTCACGCCCGCCACCGTGAGCCTGCTCGTGGCCGCCACGCAGCAGCTCACTGTCACCGGCACGTACAGCGACGCCACCACCGGCGCGCTGGCCACGGGCGTCACCTTCGCCTCGTCGGCCGCGAACGTCGCGACGGTGAGCAGCACGGGCCTCGTGACCGCTCTCGCGGCGGGTACCACGACGATCACCGCCACTCACACCGCGTCCACGCGTACCGCGACCCGGCTCATCACCGTGACAGCCCCGGCCGCGACGGGCTCGTTGGTGTTCTCGGATGCGTACGACACGGGTGTGAGCTTCGCCAATTTCGGCGGCGCGACGAACGCGGTGACGATCGATGCCACCACGCTCTACAACGGCAAGAAAGCGATCAAGGCCATCATCACGGGCAGCGGCGGCTACTCCGGCGGTGCATTCGTGTCGGCCACGCCGCGAAATCTGTCGACGTTCAACGCCCTCACGTTCTGGGCCAAGAGCAGCGTCGCCAACGCCACCCTCAAGGTCGGTATCGGCAACAACGCGAATACCACGGTACTGAACGCCGAGTCGATCGGGATTCCGCTTACGACGACGTTCACGAAGTACATCATTCCAATGCCGAATCCGGCCAAGGCCACGGCCATGGACGGTCTGTTCCACTTCGCCGACGGCCCGCTCAACTACACGGTGTGGTTCGCCGACGTGCAGTATGAGAATCTTCCCGTTGCGCAGGTCGCTGCCCCGACCGCCGCCGGTGTGGCGTGGCCCACGCTCAACGTGGCCGTCGGCGCACCGCAGCAGATGGGCGCCGGTCCGAACACGGTAAACTTCACGACGCCGGCGCTGCCGAATGGCGGCAAGCTCTCCGATGTGGCGTGGCGCTGGTTCACGCTTACGTCGAGCAACCCCGCCGTGGCTACCGTGAGTGTTGACGGTCTGGTGACGGGTGTCTCCGCCGGTACGGCGACGATCACCGCCACCATGAATGGACTCGCCGTGGCCGCAAGTGCGCCAGTGACGGTGACCGCGCCACTCCCCGCCCCGACCACGATCGCCGCCGCGCCGACCAAGGCGGCGGTGGATGTGATCTCGCTGTTCACGACGGCCTACACCAACCGTGGCGTGGATACCTGGCGCACCAGCTGGAGCGCCGGCAACAGCGAACTCGTTGATCCGTTCACGGTAGCGGGTCGCAGCATCAAGAAGTACTCGCTCTTCAACTTCGTGGGTATCGAGTTCGGCCCGGGCGTACCGGCCAACAACGTCGATGCCTCCACGATGACGGGCATCCACGTGGATGTCTGGTCGCCGAATCCGGCAGCCACGCTGGAAATTCAGCTGGTAAACGACGCCACGGGCACAGCGGCGATCGGCAAGTATCAGGCGGGCCAGATCGCGACCGGCAGCTGGGTGTCACTCAACATCCCGCTGGCGAGCTTCGTCGGTCTCACCGCGAAGAATAAGCTGCAGCAGATGCTGTTCGTCGCCGGCGGTCCGTCGGTGCTCTACATCGACAACGTGTATTTCTACCGGTAG
- a CDS encoding AraC family transcriptional regulator: protein MSVASSLAADLLAYLQTQGIDAGAVSARAGIALRTGEDAPDRVPAAVMAALWREAVAASGDPDLGLHTGESFQPGALDIVGYVMLSSHTASEAIRRGARLMRLLNDSLAVDLEHTAIATRCRVRLLQTAGEDLRVDSRQVIETLLAGLVHQLRLLTGRAVIPLAVQMRHARPNTGTREHARIFGIEPTFDADVDAIDIDHRDLDVPLRSANPQLLAAFESHAEAALDALRTRESLSARVLHEIVTQLKGEAPSIPLVAKSLAMSARHLQRGLANEGTTFQSLLDDARRELAVRHLSAPGATVAKVAWLVGFSEPSAFHRAFRRWTGHSPRELARR, encoded by the coding sequence ATGAGCGTGGCCTCGTCGCTGGCGGCCGATCTTCTGGCGTACCTGCAGACGCAGGGCATCGACGCCGGCGCGGTGAGCGCACGGGCCGGGATTGCGCTGCGCACCGGGGAGGACGCACCTGACCGGGTACCCGCCGCGGTCATGGCAGCGCTCTGGCGAGAGGCCGTCGCCGCATCCGGCGATCCCGACCTCGGCTTGCACACGGGTGAATCGTTTCAACCCGGGGCGCTCGATATCGTGGGATACGTCATGCTCAGTTCGCACACGGCGAGCGAGGCGATCCGACGTGGCGCGCGGCTCATGCGGCTGCTCAACGACTCGCTCGCCGTCGACCTCGAGCATACCGCCATCGCCACGCGTTGTCGCGTGCGCCTCCTTCAAACGGCAGGCGAGGATTTGCGCGTCGATTCCCGACAGGTGATCGAAACGTTGCTGGCCGGGCTGGTGCATCAACTGCGGTTGCTGACCGGTCGTGCGGTGATTCCGCTCGCAGTACAGATGCGACATGCGCGGCCAAACACCGGCACGCGAGAGCACGCGCGTATCTTCGGCATCGAGCCGACGTTCGACGCGGACGTTGATGCCATCGACATCGACCATCGCGATCTCGATGTCCCGCTGCGATCGGCGAATCCGCAGCTGCTCGCGGCATTCGAATCGCATGCAGAAGCGGCGTTGGACGCGCTGCGGACGCGCGAATCGCTCTCGGCGCGCGTGCTGCACGAGATCGTGACGCAACTCAAGGGAGAGGCGCCGAGCATTCCGCTGGTGGCGAAGTCGTTGGCGATGAGTGCGCGCCATCTGCAGCGCGGGCTGGCCAACGAGGGGACGACATTTCAGTCGTTGCTCGATGATGCGCGCCGCGAGCTGGCGGTTCGGCATTTGTCAGCCCCCGGCGCCACGGTCGCGAAGGTGGCGTGGCTCGTTGGGTTCTCCGAGCCCAGTGCCTTTCATCGCGCATTCCGGCGCTGGACCGGCCATTCGCCGCGTGAGCTCGCACGGCGGTAG
- a CDS encoding YifB family Mg chelatase-like AAA ATPase codes for MLAAAPSAAVLGIDALDVLVEVHVANGLPQWTLVGLAATAVKESRDRVHAALANSGFTIPPRRITVNLQPGDLPKTGTAFDLPIALALLAASGQLPAEALQHTCAVGELGLDGQLRSVRGVLAVARHIAATSDALLIVPPDNLAEALRVPSARAMAPRTLEELVHALRDGTARSDTRPRRTDTPPDDTPDLGDVVGQSLAVRALEIAAAGSHNLLLVGPPGAGKTMLARRLPGILPPLDEQEALEVLAIHSVAGLLGPEQVPTTSTPARPFRAPHHSISTAGLVGGGGWPRPGEVSLAHRGVLFLDELSLFPRHTLESLRQPLEDGVVVVARAARAVRFPSRFALIAASNPCPCGYAGCDDRHCRCSVADLERHRARLSGPLADRIDLHVHVQRVPPSDLATHTPQERSAEVRARVIAARERQRARYAHTAGTQPLAALTNATAPVRLIAPAARLEPDARALLVRAADKLTLSARAYHRVLRVARTIADLDDLEVVNRMHVGEALRYRPVVDEHASSELPTA; via the coding sequence ATGCTTGCCGCCGCCCCCTCCGCCGCCGTACTCGGCATCGATGCCCTCGACGTGCTCGTCGAGGTGCATGTAGCCAATGGGCTACCTCAGTGGACGCTCGTCGGACTCGCCGCGACGGCAGTGAAGGAAAGCCGCGACCGCGTGCACGCGGCGCTGGCGAATTCAGGATTCACGATTCCACCGCGACGGATCACGGTGAATCTCCAGCCTGGAGACTTACCCAAAACCGGTACTGCGTTCGATCTCCCCATCGCGCTCGCCTTGCTCGCCGCCAGCGGGCAACTCCCCGCCGAAGCGCTGCAGCACACCTGCGCGGTGGGAGAACTGGGTCTCGACGGACAACTTCGGAGCGTACGCGGGGTGCTCGCTGTGGCGCGGCATATCGCTGCGACCAGCGACGCCCTGCTGATCGTTCCGCCGGACAATCTGGCTGAAGCGCTGCGCGTGCCCAGCGCGCGAGCAATGGCACCACGCACGCTCGAAGAGTTGGTGCACGCGCTGCGAGACGGCACGGCCCGCAGCGACACACGACCACGACGCACCGATACACCGCCCGATGACACACCCGACCTTGGTGACGTGGTCGGTCAATCACTCGCCGTCCGCGCCCTCGAAATCGCGGCGGCCGGTTCGCACAACCTTTTGCTGGTGGGCCCACCCGGCGCCGGCAAAACGATGCTCGCTCGCCGTCTCCCTGGCATTCTGCCGCCACTCGATGAACAGGAAGCACTCGAAGTGCTCGCCATTCACTCCGTGGCCGGATTACTCGGCCCCGAGCAGGTGCCGACAACCTCAACCCCAGCGCGTCCGTTCCGGGCGCCGCATCACTCCATCTCCACCGCCGGACTCGTTGGCGGTGGCGGATGGCCACGCCCCGGTGAAGTGAGCCTCGCCCATCGCGGCGTGTTGTTCCTCGACGAGCTCTCGCTCTTCCCTCGACATACGTTGGAGTCACTGCGGCAACCGCTCGAGGATGGCGTTGTGGTCGTCGCACGCGCCGCGCGCGCCGTGCGATTCCCGTCGCGCTTCGCGCTCATTGCCGCGAGCAATCCGTGTCCGTGCGGCTACGCCGGATGCGATGACCGCCACTGCCGATGTTCGGTAGCTGATCTGGAGCGCCATCGTGCACGACTGTCGGGACCACTGGCCGATCGCATCGATCTGCATGTGCACGTTCAACGCGTGCCGCCCAGCGACCTCGCCACGCACACGCCGCAGGAACGATCGGCCGAGGTGCGGGCCCGCGTGATCGCGGCGCGCGAACGACAGCGTGCGCGCTACGCCCACACCGCCGGCACGCAGCCGCTGGCCGCCCTCACGAACGCCACCGCGCCCGTGCGACTCATCGCACCCGCCGCCCGACTCGAGCCCGACGCCCGCGCATTGCTCGTGCGCGCCGCCGACAAACTCACTCTCAGTGCGCGCGCATATCATCGCGTGCTGCGCGTCGCGCGTACGATCGCCGATCTCGATGACCTCGAGGTGGTGAACCGCATGCACGTGGGTGAGGCGCTGCGGTACAGGCCCGTTGTTGATGAACACGCGTCCTCCGAACTGCCAACCGCTTAG
- a CDS encoding serine hydrolase domain-containing protein — protein MWLRGPAINGPAEMMQCAPHACTVGIVGTVAASLLLAATPSSNANAQTVMARSRSPVHRMLALARRGDFAAAAALGQSSLETLPSSWPLDADACHLVLTTGYAAIRAGNRDQASRAVSAYLSRCERKGAPPPANAPEVLRIRRVLAGAPVSAVYKPVVSSTARRDAGSRTAPPPPVALSAGGPGSAPAAAVWGNASAGPNRRAAPAYIEGDPVALGLDTAALARHRELCIDSSADACLVLYRGQIVQEWYGGRYREPMPAMSSTKSIAGLLVGMLVDDGKLPGVDVRVCTYLADWCTGMRGRVTIRHLLTMTAGFPTMQDARSVSGATDQNAHVRALVPTSEPGDVWAYSNEGVQLLSPILDVVAGEPIQSYAKRQLFEPLGMVTTQLSVDAAGHAVLYSNLQTTPREFARIGLLMLQQGAWQGKQIVSKRWVASSVVASQALNREYGLLWWTAMPNESRFATRGYLDTDMQVMPDDQLVIVRMQRATGPAGPRAAYAPAAYDIYPEFVRRSGGRAR, from the coding sequence ATGTGGCTTCGAGGGCCCGCCATCAACGGCCCGGCGGAAATGATGCAGTGTGCTCCGCACGCTTGTACGGTTGGCATTGTCGGTACGGTAGCAGCGAGTCTGCTGCTGGCCGCGACGCCCTCATCCAACGCCAATGCACAGACGGTGATGGCGCGAAGCCGATCGCCCGTGCACCGCATGCTGGCGCTGGCGCGTCGTGGTGATTTCGCTGCCGCCGCCGCGCTAGGACAGTCGAGTCTCGAGACGCTGCCGAGCTCGTGGCCGCTGGATGCCGACGCCTGTCATCTTGTGCTGACCACCGGCTACGCGGCGATCCGGGCGGGGAATCGCGACCAGGCGAGTCGGGCGGTGAGCGCGTACTTGTCGCGCTGCGAGCGAAAAGGTGCACCGCCGCCAGCCAATGCGCCCGAAGTGCTGCGCATCCGTCGCGTGCTGGCCGGTGCGCCAGTCAGTGCGGTGTACAAGCCTGTTGTGTCATCCACCGCGCGCCGGGACGCCGGGAGTCGCACGGCGCCGCCACCACCCGTTGCGCTATCGGCCGGCGGGCCCGGTTCGGCTCCGGCCGCCGCCGTGTGGGGCAACGCTTCGGCCGGCCCGAACCGCCGCGCGGCACCCGCCTACATCGAAGGCGATCCCGTTGCACTCGGGCTTGATACGGCCGCCCTCGCTCGTCATCGCGAACTGTGCATCGACAGTTCCGCCGATGCCTGCCTCGTGCTCTATCGTGGCCAGATCGTGCAGGAATGGTACGGCGGTCGCTATCGGGAACCGATGCCCGCCATGTCGTCCACGAAGTCGATTGCCGGACTCCTCGTTGGCATGCTCGTCGACGACGGCAAGCTCCCGGGCGTGGACGTGCGCGTGTGCACCTATCTCGCCGACTGGTGCACGGGCATGCGGGGGCGCGTGACGATCCGACACCTCCTCACCATGACCGCGGGCTTCCCGACGATGCAGGATGCGCGCAGCGTGTCCGGTGCGACGGATCAGAACGCGCACGTGCGCGCACTTGTACCAACGTCGGAACCTGGAGACGTCTGGGCGTACAGCAACGAAGGCGTCCAACTGCTGTCGCCGATTCTGGATGTTGTCGCCGGCGAGCCGATCCAGTCGTATGCGAAGCGCCAATTGTTCGAGCCGCTCGGGATGGTCACCACGCAGCTGAGTGTGGATGCAGCCGGCCATGCCGTGCTGTACAGCAACCTGCAGACGACGCCACGCGAGTTTGCCAGGATCGGGCTCCTGATGTTGCAGCAGGGCGCATGGCAGGGGAAGCAAATTGTCAGCAAGCGTTGGGTGGCGTCGAGCGTGGTGGCCTCACAGGCACTAAATCGGGAGTACGGACTGCTCTGGTGGACGGCGATGCCCAACGAATCGCGCTTCGCGACGAGGGGATATCTCGACACCGATATGCAGGTCATGCCGGACGACCAGTTGGTCATCGTGCGCATGCAGCGCGCCACCGGCCCGGCTGGGCCCCGGGCTGCGTACGCGCCGGCCGCGTACGACATATATCCGGAGTTTGTGCGGCGATCTGGTGGGCGCGCGCGGTGA
- a CDS encoding glutaminyl-peptide cyclotransferase produces MITATGSNAELAAPAVPFSARTPMVRPVALHRWAHDADAYTQGLLVHNGRLYEGTGLEGRSEMRYVMLRTGEIVLRTPTPDAAFGEGIAVVRGRLYQLTWRRGRGAVYSLDSLRIIDSVRYDGEGWGLTADGTNLYLSDGTSRIRVIDPAGFAVTRVIDVTEAGMPVRFLNELEWVRGELWANVYKTNLIARINPASGVITGWLDVSELLSLQERTVASTRGGTANGIAYDAATNRVLLTGKLWPWLFEVAVPK; encoded by the coding sequence ATGATCACCGCCACGGGATCGAACGCCGAGTTAGCGGCGCCGGCGGTACCCTTTTCCGCGCGCACACCGATGGTGCGTCCCGTGGCGCTGCATCGTTGGGCCCATGACGCCGATGCGTATACGCAAGGATTGCTCGTGCACAATGGACGGCTGTACGAGGGCACGGGCCTCGAAGGTCGTTCCGAGATGCGTTATGTCATGTTGCGCACTGGAGAGATCGTACTCCGCACGCCGACGCCGGATGCAGCGTTCGGCGAAGGTATCGCCGTGGTGCGCGGTCGCTTGTATCAACTCACTTGGCGGCGCGGCCGAGGCGCGGTGTACTCACTCGACTCGCTGCGCATCATCGACAGCGTTCGATACGACGGTGAGGGATGGGGGCTCACCGCTGACGGCACGAATCTCTACCTCAGTGATGGCACCTCGCGCATTCGGGTCATCGATCCTGCCGGCTTCGCGGTGACGCGGGTCATCGACGTGACCGAGGCCGGGATGCCGGTGCGATTCTTGAATGAGTTGGAGTGGGTACGCGGCGAACTGTGGGCGAATGTGTACAAGACCAACCTCATCGCGCGCATCAATCCGGCCAGCGGTGTGATCACCGGGTGGCTGGACGTCAGCGAGCTGCTGTCGCTGCAGGAGCGCACCGTGGCGAGTACGCGTGGCGGCACCGCGAACGGGATCGCGTATGATGCGGCGACAAATCGCGTGCTGCTGACGGGGAAGTTGTGGCCGTGGTTGTTCGAGGTGGCGGTGCCGAAGTAG
- a CDS encoding N-acyl-D-amino-acid deacylase family protein: MSARLLLALALSVVSAPLPAQATPERFDVLIAGGSVLDGTGRAAQRLDVGIRGDRIVAMAATLSRANARRVINAAGRTVSPGFIDLHAHLEPLLQYPLMESALRQGVTLALGGPDGGSPLPLAPYLDSVRTATIGINVAYLVGHNDVRRAVLGMQARAPDAAELSRMKQLVATAMGQGAFGLSTGLLYLPGTYSKIEEVIALAQVASDSGGIYTSHLRKEGIGLLDGVGEALEIGRRAHIPVVLTHHKAVGQQMWGKSTITLAMVDSARKAGTDVMVDQYPYTATHTGIGVLVPSWAMAGGDAEFRKRLAVPALKDSITRGIIDNILNDRGGGDLARVQFSRVAWDKSLEGKTLKDWAARRNLAPTPENGAALVLEAMLNGGGNAIYHVLDEQDVRRIMVASFTMIASDGRISSPGDGHPHPRAYGTFPRVLGEYVRVQKLLPLTTAIHKMTQMPAVRLGLTDRGVLKVGNVADLVVFDAATVKDMSTFAAPHQYPVGIETVIVNGTVAVSDGKATGVRAGRVVTRTGK; encoded by the coding sequence ATGAGTGCACGACTTCTGCTCGCGCTGGCGTTGTCCGTGGTCAGTGCGCCGCTACCGGCGCAGGCCACGCCTGAACGATTTGATGTGCTGATTGCCGGCGGCTCGGTGCTCGACGGCACTGGCCGCGCCGCGCAACGGCTCGATGTCGGCATTCGTGGAGATCGCATCGTCGCCATGGCTGCCACGCTCTCGCGGGCGAACGCGAGGCGGGTGATCAATGCCGCCGGTCGCACCGTGTCGCCGGGGTTCATCGACCTGCATGCGCACCTCGAGCCGTTGCTGCAGTACCCGCTCATGGAAAGCGCGTTGCGACAGGGCGTCACGTTGGCGCTGGGTGGACCCGATGGCGGCTCACCGTTGCCGTTGGCGCCGTACCTCGATTCGGTACGTACGGCCACCATTGGTATCAACGTGGCGTATCTCGTGGGGCACAACGATGTGCGTCGCGCGGTGCTGGGCATGCAGGCGCGGGCGCCCGATGCGGCCGAGTTGTCGCGCATGAAGCAGTTGGTCGCGACGGCGATGGGGCAGGGCGCGTTCGGGCTGAGCACCGGCCTGTTGTACTTGCCCGGCACCTACTCGAAGATCGAGGAAGTGATCGCACTGGCGCAGGTGGCCAGCGACAGCGGCGGCATCTACACGTCGCACCTGCGCAAGGAAGGCATTGGACTGCTGGACGGCGTGGGCGAAGCGCTCGAGATCGGGCGACGCGCGCACATCCCGGTGGTGCTCACCCACCACAAGGCGGTGGGGCAGCAGATGTGGGGCAAGAGCACGATCACGTTGGCCATGGTCGACAGCGCACGAAAGGCCGGCACCGATGTGATGGTGGATCAGTATCCGTACACTGCCACGCATACGGGCATCGGTGTGTTGGTGCCGAGTTGGGCGATGGCCGGCGGCGATGCGGAATTTCGCAAGCGCCTCGCGGTGCCGGCATTGAAAGACAGCATCACGCGCGGCATCATCGACAACATTTTAAATGATCGTGGCGGCGGCGACTTGGCGCGTGTGCAGTTCTCGCGCGTGGCGTGGGACAAGAGTCTCGAGGGCAAGACGCTGAAGGATTGGGCCGCGCGCCGCAATCTGGCGCCCACGCCGGAGAACGGCGCCGCGCTGGTGTTGGAAGCGATGCTGAATGGTGGCGGCAACGCGATCTATCACGTACTCGATGAACAGGATGTGCGCCGTATCATGGTGGCGTCGTTCACAATGATCGCCAGCGACGGTCGTATCTCGAGTCCCGGTGACGGGCATCCGCATCCACGCGCCTACGGCACGTTCCCGCGCGTGCTGGGCGAATACGTGCGCGTCCAGAAGCTGCTGCCGCTCACCACGGCGATCCACAAGATGACGCAGATGCCGGCGGTGCGCCTTGGCCTGACCGATCGCGGTGTGCTGAAGGTGGGCAACGTGGCCGATCTGGTCGTGTTCGACGCGGCGACGGTGAAGGACATGAGCACGTTCGCGGCGCCGCATCAGTATCCGGTGGGGATCGAGACGGTGATCGTGAATGGCACGGTGGCGGTGAGTGATGGGAAGGCGACGGGAGTACGGGCGGGGCGGGTGGTGACGCGGACCGGGAAGTGA
- a CDS encoding FKBP-type peptidyl-prolyl cis-trans isomerase, which produces MTRRATSRVRHALLLPVFGAAALLSACGTDSTAPNIPSNPAVETYAASLGVNIAGMTKKNDNLYVQDLVVGTGAEAIAGRVIRVTYTGWLVNGSRFDTNVGGAAFIFTLGAQQVIPGWDQGVVGMKVGGKRKLVIGSALGYGNQGQSPIPANATLVFDVELLGVQ; this is translated from the coding sequence ATGACCCGCCGCGCGACGTCGCGGGTCCGTCATGCTCTGCTGCTGCCGGTGTTCGGCGCGGCGGCGCTCCTGAGTGCCTGCGGAACCGACAGCACGGCACCGAATATCCCGTCCAACCCCGCCGTGGAAACCTACGCAGCCTCCTTGGGCGTGAACATCGCCGGCATGACAAAGAAGAACGACAATTTGTACGTGCAGGACTTGGTCGTCGGCACGGGTGCGGAGGCGATCGCCGGGCGCGTGATTCGTGTGACGTACACGGGCTGGCTCGTGAACGGCAGTCGCTTCGATACGAACGTGGGCGGTGCGGCCTTCATCTTCACGCTGGGCGCGCAACAGGTGATCCCGGGCTGGGATCAGGGTGTCGTCGGCATGAAGGTGGGCGGCAAGCGCAAGCTGGTGATCGGGTCCGCGCTGGGATACGGCAACCAGGGTCAGAGCCCGATTCCCGCCAACGCCACGCTCGTCTTCGACGTGGAACTCCTCGGCGTGCAGTAA
- a CDS encoding threonine/serine ThrE exporter family protein, which produces MARLDLPDALNTAENPLDVPMGSTGGHAAVSRRFLLQLARALHKHGTPAHRLETALAITARRLGLEAEFFSTPTSIMVGIGNLDDQRVSLLRVEPGEPNLGHLATLGDITRGVIEGTLSPADGLQQVEALDSQPRPYPQWLVLFAFICSSAAVSCFLKVRVGDVLIASLLGLLTGTLALLAGRRESTRHVTEPLVAFVVTTVAFTMDGIMGTRSGFATSLAGLVILLPGLTFTVALTELSTRHLSSGTARLSGAIVVFLGLGFGLALGAQTGGALGPMLHEAMPQLQGTLSRASLPAWTEWVALLVAPISFAVLLSAQRRDIGNIMVACAAAYLVSKFAGASLGEQLGAFLGAFVVSAGSNLFARLKRRTAMVTQVPGLLILVPGSIGLRSMQSLIGQDVETGIATGFRVAIIGISLAAGLLAGNVVTSAVNRIRR; this is translated from the coding sequence ATGGCTCGCCTCGATCTGCCCGATGCCTTGAACACGGCCGAGAACCCGCTGGACGTGCCGATGGGCTCGACCGGCGGTCACGCAGCCGTATCCCGGCGGTTCCTGCTGCAGCTAGCCAGGGCGCTCCATAAGCACGGAACGCCGGCGCACCGGCTGGAGACGGCGCTGGCCATCACGGCTCGCCGGCTCGGGCTCGAGGCCGAGTTCTTCTCGACGCCGACCAGCATCATGGTGGGCATCGGCAATCTCGACGACCAGCGCGTGTCGCTGCTGCGGGTGGAGCCCGGGGAACCCAACCTGGGGCATCTCGCCACGCTGGGCGACATCACCCGCGGCGTGATCGAGGGCACGCTATCCCCGGCCGACGGCCTACAGCAGGTCGAGGCGCTCGACTCGCAGCCACGGCCCTATCCGCAGTGGCTGGTCCTGTTTGCCTTCATCTGCTCGTCGGCCGCCGTCTCGTGCTTCCTCAAGGTGCGCGTGGGCGACGTGCTCATCGCGTCGCTCCTTGGCTTGCTCACCGGCACGCTCGCCCTGTTGGCGGGCCGCCGCGAAAGCACGCGACACGTGACCGAGCCCTTGGTCGCGTTCGTGGTCACGACGGTCGCATTCACGATGGACGGTATCATGGGCACGCGCAGCGGATTCGCGACATCGCTGGCCGGTCTCGTGATCCTCCTGCCCGGACTCACCTTCACCGTGGCACTGACGGAACTCTCCACCCGTCATCTCTCCTCGGGCACAGCACGACTGAGCGGCGCTATCGTGGTGTTCCTCGGCCTCGGCTTCGGTCTCGCGCTCGGTGCACAGACCGGCGGCGCCCTTGGGCCGATGTTGCACGAGGCCATGCCGCAGCTGCAAGGGACGTTGTCGCGCGCGTCGCTACCAGCGTGGACCGAGTGGGTCGCGCTGCTGGTTGCGCCGATCTCGTTTGCGGTGTTGCTCAGCGCCCAGCGCCGCGACATCGGCAACATCATGGTGGCCTGCGCGGCCGCCTATCTCGTGTCGAAATTCGCCGGCGCGTCGCTCGGTGAGCAGCTTGGTGCGTTCCTTGGCGCGTTCGTGGTCAGCGCCGGCAGCAATCTGTTCGCACGACTCAAGCGACGCACCGCGATGGTGACACAGGTGCCCGGTCTGCTCATTCTGGTGCCGGGAAGTATCGGCCTGCGCAGCATGCAGTCGCTGATCGGTCAGGACGTCGAAACCGGCATCGCCACCGGATTCCGCGTGGCGATCATCGGCATCTCGCTGGCTGCCGGTTTGCTGGCGGGCAACGTGGTCACCAGCGCGGTGAACCGGATTCGTCGTTAA